A DNA window from Phragmites australis chromosome 11, lpPhrAust1.1, whole genome shotgun sequence contains the following coding sequences:
- the LOC133884725 gene encoding uncharacterized protein LOC133884725 → MALASRLAQLQNKACEATRFAARHGCAYQKALLEKNKKYVVEPPTIERCQELSKQLFYTRLASLPGRYEAFWKELDQVRQLWRNRKDLNIERAGIAALFGIELYAWFCAGEIVGRGFTLTGYHV, encoded by the exons ATGGCGCTGGCGTCGAGGCTGGCGCAGCTGCAGAACAAGGCGTGCGAGGCGACGCGGTTCGCGGCGAGGCACGGGTGCGCGTACCAGAAGGCGCTGTtggagaagaacaagaagtaCGTCGTCGAGCCGCCCACCATCGAGCGGTGCCAGGAGCTCTCCAAGCAGCTCTTCTACACCCGCCTCGCTAG CCTCCCTGGTCGCTACGAAGCATTCTGGAAAGAGCTTGATCAAGTGAGGCAGTTGTGGAGAAACAGAAAGGATCTGAACATTGAGCGCGCTGGCATTGCTGCACTCTTTGGCATTGAGTTGTATGCATGGTTCTGCGCTGGCGAGATCGTTGGTAGAGGATTCACTCTCACAGGCTACCATGTCTGA